One part of the Pseudoalteromonas piscicida genome encodes these proteins:
- a CDS encoding tetratricopeptide repeat protein, whose protein sequence is MNALKTLLASATLLVFSQGAWAAFDDDLSRVQTKWAMVNYETEGDAQEKAFEELVKQCVAFVEQYPDRAEAYIWRGIVQSSFAGAKGGLGALGLAKDAKASFEKAIELDKNALSGSALTSLGTLYAQVPGWPIGFGSDKKAKKLFQESLAINPAGIDVNYFYAQFLYDERDYSAALAHLKKAQNAPSRPGREKADEYRQEEVAQLLAKVEKKLKRRNK, encoded by the coding sequence ATGAACGCACTAAAAACCTTGTTAGCTTCAGCAACATTACTGGTATTCAGTCAAGGTGCTTGGGCAGCATTTGACGATGATCTTAGCCGAGTCCAAACTAAATGGGCGATGGTAAATTATGAAACCGAAGGCGATGCCCAAGAAAAAGCATTTGAAGAGCTGGTTAAGCAGTGCGTGGCATTTGTTGAACAATATCCAGATCGCGCTGAAGCTTACATCTGGCGTGGTATTGTGCAGTCGAGCTTTGCAGGAGCGAAAGGTGGCTTGGGGGCGCTTGGTCTTGCCAAAGATGCGAAAGCCTCATTCGAAAAAGCCATTGAACTTGATAAAAATGCACTGTCTGGTTCTGCATTAACGAGCTTGGGCACGCTCTATGCCCAGGTTCCAGGCTGGCCAATTGGGTTTGGCAGCGATAAAAAGGCGAAAAAGCTGTTCCAAGAATCATTAGCGATCAATCCGGCAGGAATTGATGTAAACTATTTCTATGCACAGTTTTTATATGACGAACGTGATTATAGTGCCGCCCTTGCGCACTTGAAAAAAGCGCAGAATGCGCCAAGCCGTCCTGGTAGAGAAAAAGCTGATGAATACCGTCAAGAGGAAGTGGCACAGCTATTGGCGAAAGTCGAAAAAAAGCTAAAAAGAAGGAATAAATGA
- a CDS encoding response regulator has product MRLLLVEDDELLAQGLIASLKKEGYAIEHAPTQRQAISFVESGEFELVVLDLGLPDGDGLAVLKALKKTKSQTAVLILTARNSLDDKIAGLDLGADDYLAKPFEPKELFARLRVIGRRFTKQVSSTLSCNDVVLDLASHEVLVSGSAQELPRKEYMLLKALMENSGRVLSKTQLESKLYDWGEALGSNAIEVHIHHLRKKMPDGFIKTLRGIGYVVGKGA; this is encoded by the coding sequence ATGAGGCTATTACTTGTAGAGGACGATGAGCTACTGGCACAGGGGCTTATCGCATCACTCAAAAAAGAAGGGTATGCCATTGAGCATGCGCCGACGCAAAGACAAGCAATCAGTTTTGTTGAATCTGGTGAATTTGAGCTAGTGGTGCTTGACCTAGGTCTACCTGACGGAGACGGTTTGGCGGTACTCAAGGCGCTGAAAAAAACCAAATCGCAAACCGCTGTGCTCATTCTAACGGCAAGAAATAGTCTTGATGATAAAATTGCAGGGCTGGATTTAGGGGCTGATGACTATTTGGCTAAGCCGTTTGAGCCAAAAGAACTGTTTGCGCGTTTGCGGGTGATTGGTCGACGCTTCACCAAACAAGTGAGCAGCACCTTGAGCTGCAACGATGTCGTGTTAGATCTCGCCAGTCACGAGGTGCTTGTAAGTGGTAGCGCTCAAGAATTACCTCGTAAAGAATATATGTTACTCAAGGCGTTGATGGAAAACAGCGGCCGTGTACTGTCTAAAACTCAGTTAGAATCTAAGCTCTATGATTGGGGAGAGGCTTTAGGCTCTAATGCTATTGAGGTACATATTCATCACCTCCGTAAGAAAATGCCCGATGGATTTATCAAAACGCTGCGTGGCATTGGCTATGTGGTTGGCAAGGGGGCTTAG